The stretch of DNA ATATTACCCGTAATAATGCTCGTCGTGGGTCGTTGTGTAGCAATCACCATGTGAATGCCCACAGCGCGAGCAAGCTGTGCAATGCGGGCAATAGGCAGTTCGATCTCTTTGCCGGCAGTCATAATGAGGTCACCAAACTCGTCGATGATCACCACGATATAAGGCATATAGTCGTGACCACGGCTGAGATTGAGCTTGTGATGGATGAATTTGTCGTTGTACTCTTTCACATTGCGCGCACCCGCAGCCTTAAGCAGATCGTAACGCGTATCCATCAATTTGCAAAGACTATTGAGCGTTCGCACCACCTTAGTGACATCAGTGATGATAGGTTCCTCTTCGTCGTCGGGCACCTTAGCTAAGAAATGGTTAGCAATGGGCCCATAGATGCCAAACTCAACCTTTTTGGGGTCGATGAGCACGAGTTTGAGCTCGTTGGGATGTTTTTTGTAGAGCAATGAAGTGATGATCGCATTCAGGCCCACAGATTTTCCCTGTCCAGTGGCACCGGCCACGAGCAGATGAGGAATCTTGGCCAGGTCGACCATAAAGACTTCGTTGGTAATTGTTTTGCCCAACGCCAGCGGCAGGTCCATCTTCGTCTCCTGGAACTTACGCGAGTTGAGAATGCTCTCCATCGAAACGATATTGGGTTTGTTGTTGGGCACCTCGATTCCAATGGTTCCTTTACCTGGAATCGGAGCGATAATGCGGATGCCCAACGCCGCCAGACTCAGTGCGATATCGTCTTCCAGGTTGCGAATCTTATTGATGCGCACACCCTCGGCCGGCGTTATCTCATAGAGAGTGATGGTAGGGCCAACAGTTGCCTTAATTTCCTTGATTTCAACGCCGAAACTGCGCAACACCTCTACGATGCGTTTGTTGTTCGACTTGATTTCGTCCATGTCCACTTTAGGCCTTCCGTCGTTGTCGTAACGTTTAAGAAGGTCGAGCGTAGGATATTGATACGAGAGGAAAGGTTCGAGCGGATTGATAGGCGTACTGAGGATTTCGGCCACGGCAAGCCTCTCCCCGTCGGCAATTTCCTCGCCTTCGGGAATCTCGACAGTCAGAGCCTCTTCAAGATTCTCTTGGGTTGGATGCTGCGGTTGGTGTTGATTGGTCGTCTGTAGCGGAGCATCTTCCACGTCCATTTCAGTGAAATCTACCACTGTGGGGAGGTCGTCGTCTTCGGCTTCATCCGGATTCGGAGCCTGCGAAGACGGTTCGGGGACATATTCCACCTCGATATCGTCTTCACCCGATGCCTCTGCACCTTTCACATCGCTATTGGTGATCGTGAATTTGATTTTGTTTGTGATGTATCGAACGGGGTTCAGCGTCTTTCGAATGATGGCAATCGTCTCTGCACTGAGGTAGACCAAGAACGCGAGTGCCGCGAGAAAGAGAACAGCAGTGAGGCCCGGCGGACCGATCATATTTTCCAAACGCTGCACGCAAAACAAGCCATGGTTGCCACCGGGATTGAAAACGCGGTCGCCCATCAGCGGAGTGAGGAATTTGGCAAAGGCCACCGAGCACCAAATCATCACCAATGTCAAGTAGAGAAAATACTTCCAAAGATGAAGTCGATAAGCTCGCATCAACTGCAAACCCACCATAAAAATGAAGACAGGAATGAGAAACGACGGCAAACCGAAGTTCATCGTGATAAGCGTATAAGCCACTATCGCCCCCAACGACCCGCAATAGTTGGTAAAGATACGATCGGTGTTCATCCATTCGCCGGGTCGCAAGTCTTCCAGGATGCTTTGATCGGAGGCTCCCGTACTGAAATACGACACCATTGCGATGACCAAATACACCGCCACAGCTAAGAGCACAACCCCCAACACGAAGTCGGTTTTCTCGTTGCTCAATACGTTTTTCAGTCCAATCGCCTCACCTATATTTTTCGGTTTGTTTTCTGCTTTCTTTCTCGCCATCTGTTTTTAAAGTCTTAAAATCAACGGTTTTCAGCATTGAGACAAAGCTTTCTCATCTGCTTCGAGGGTATTTTCCATCCCGTTTACCGTCTGTCAAATCCACCTATCAAGAACCATCGGTTTGCCATCTCTTAGCTTTTGGCTTCCAATACCTAAGCTTTTGCATTCCGTTTTCTTAGCTTTTGCAAGGCTATCTCTTAGCTTTTGCAAGTCTGTTTCTAAATTCTTGTTACACAACGCTTCACAGCTCTTCCGGCCATTTCGTTTCTTCGGTGGATTAAATTTCTTG from Prevotella sp. oral taxon 475 encodes:
- a CDS encoding DNA translocase FtsK, yielding MARKKAENKPKNIGEAIGLKNVLSNEKTDFVLGVVLLAVAVYLVIAMVSYFSTGASDQSILEDLRPGEWMNTDRIFTNYCGSLGAIVAYTLITMNFGLPSFLIPVFIFMVGLQLMRAYRLHLWKYFLYLTLVMIWCSVAFAKFLTPLMGDRVFNPGGNHGLFCVQRLENMIGPPGLTAVLFLAALAFLVYLSAETIAIIRKTLNPVRYITNKIKFTITNSDVKGAEASGEDDIEVEYVPEPSSQAPNPDEAEDDDLPTVVDFTEMDVEDAPLQTTNQHQPQHPTQENLEEALTVEIPEGEEIADGERLAVAEILSTPINPLEPFLSYQYPTLDLLKRYDNDGRPKVDMDEIKSNNKRIVEVLRSFGVEIKEIKATVGPTITLYEITPAEGVRINKIRNLEDDIALSLAALGIRIIAPIPGKGTIGIEVPNNKPNIVSMESILNSRKFQETKMDLPLALGKTITNEVFMVDLAKIPHLLVAGATGQGKSVGLNAIITSLLYKKHPNELKLVLIDPKKVEFGIYGPIANHFLAKVPDDEEEPIITDVTKVVRTLNSLCKLMDTRYDLLKAAGARNVKEYNDKFIHHKLNLSRGHDYMPYIVVIIDEFGDLIMTAGKEIELPIARIAQLARAVGIHMVIATQRPTTSIITGNIKANFPGRMAFKVSAMIDSRTILDRPGANQLIGRGDMLFLNGNEPVRVQCAFVDTPEVEEINRYIADQPGPVEPMELPEPNTEDGGMSGGGSTDINSLDPYFEEAARAIVISQQGSTSMIQRRFSIGYNRAGRLMDQLEAAGIVGIAQGSKPRDVLITDENSLNTLLVKFRGTSS